The following coding sequences are from one Cervus canadensis isolate Bull #8, Minnesota chromosome 4, ASM1932006v1, whole genome shotgun sequence window:
- the IQCN gene encoding IQ domain-containing protein N, translating into MQQVTQLQVSPSGQSSYQSIPNFQDRVGTPCSQLQMLPSGQSSHQPDPSLQDKPGTLRPQPQREPPASKETLLEQPDKDKTVARRIPRLRAVVESQAFRNVLVDEMDMMLSRAATLIQANWRGYRLRQKLISQMMAAKAIQEAWRRFNTRRLLRSGKTMEKKAKVEEGDIPYHPPQQVRFQHPEEGKSLLAQPTMVSKETQFPSSDSLATYTHQLALLQSQGMSPPGTCSVGGPSVTFLPHQTVAIKLPCPVSLEAKCRPCLMTRTVRSTCLVQVEGDTMKTKQITARANKAGAMGPPSGRCAQAVQGQFKTQTQAPMEAEVLKMLSQTGPAPVITKTLSQPGPTLTMTRTPFQMYPAATITKTSPQACPVPMVTIAKTPPQMYLAAAMTKITPQTCPAAPMTKTAAQMSPAATMNKTALQSCLAAMMNKTLSQPCPVPAVTITKAPPQVYPPAPVAKIPPQTCPPATATKTPLQSCLAAMMSKIQPQPCPGPMITITKTPPQPCPVTQGTKTPAPMRPTASMTNTPPQTRPPATLTKVPPQLCLLASMIKSPTQTRPAATATKVSPQACAGPLLTKIPPQTRPAAMGTKAPLQTCQLATVTKTPSHQMLQGASVAKTAPPQTRLAAMINKTPAQLRSVATILRTLCLPPSAAGNLKPPFSAAATAGVSDTSSHTCLSGPKARATVNARQATGVVKVSSRSYLTEGKVKCFPPSHPGAGAPKPAARPPLEGEKIKAFSQKQVKTETMSDTSMAMEMPGDLTWAKVANGRNKRAQLRTDVLKVQSQLYGPARTAGPPLSTCLPQAQLAPCSTTGLPQAQLLAELTKALPQEHVSAKLTKARGPGHPAAQAPAAVAQPHLSECLSKMPSQAHLPAKLVKAQSQAQLTTAVIKVQSQGHLPTGLTKTQSQAQLVTDTAKSLYAAHQAAELSSKTQSQPLLAGFKASIQPCQHIGALPRAKPEDRLTQLPSYSYVQGKATLGLRQGASETQNMLVPLLASAGHTTCNAESWGDSGAARAQPSTTGAPPPSQEELAASQLASLCAELAAVLGSQEDLRALLAKALSQGEVRAALNQALSKEVLGATMAKALPQGILGTVLVKALSWGELGTSLSRALSRGELTKAIQSRLADVLSKALTEEERATLSQALCQGELGAVLSQSLSQAALRSGVGLPKAASKTVGSGMTVMPAPVEVDCRGSLSAAWGPTLGPMRLQPSKVRVPWGGAWEGFVTGWPLGLLEERGDGAMLGGSPCSSVVSVGDSLIARVITIHQYPPISAPGPTLSWETGPSRSLLHLYLTPKVCEQRVCLHPRARELASALGPMVSDVDPSLPNMPHQQPSSSLWQPLLANGVGPSTSRPSLATGSSTTSAHSPHEVSRVAPHARASPGEGRLSPGQLPSTAGRGRGTHSHSCATSYGGPVCWCQPSGISRVPPCVGQPQGAKVPKQLPVVPKETMQRTQSPNHKRAFKGPRQMTKEATPIQPQAATVSKAQPHASKACVLTPGPWPSPMAPGRCWAPKQPDQVDPSLFKASPGNKLTPTLSRTTIPGKEKNQTRGSLSRAHGPQERITGRILSELLANMPQGPDNDLSRSFSQGSTDYGLDMSNSQSSLRSCSSLSLSTTSMASVAPVGVVGEEPWEASLDRDFHLDALLSAEALERSQGPRNVEETEGAGHRHLAPSLHDQSSADSERTPILHHSSVASRMTLSVHWDSEDEEDMSSDQSSMNLKESLSQAPFGTGLTRSLSLSNVFPTVYQEPSVAGRLTSCLSQPTVASKVAPNPGQLSMASRMTSSLSEPSVANKLTPSLGQMSRTKRVSLSLGQPLMVGGVGPSFSQPLMACRLALSLAQPSVTSEVTPTLAQPPVTSGVASSLTQPPVTSGVAPSLAQPPVTTRMIPSLAQPAMTTRVAPSLAQPPVTIRVIPSFAQPTLTTRVAPSLSQPPVTSGGVAPSLAQTSMTGGVVRSLGQASKVSGVEPSLAQSPMTTGVAPSLSQPSLTFGVSPCQTQPSFTSGMAPSLGQPSMTCVVAPRLAQPSVATRGTPSLAQLPVISGAGCARSQPSWAPRVSPNSPSPRVNAGAPSQHHSSLAIEVTSCAPYSSVVSGMGQGLSQPAVSARVDPRQDPLPVRGVALHPQAPEFSEVALGFHQLPGIGGRHPGETEQPAVIDSAPNLYQVPVASEEDSCLGQEASVSLFKGMSVSRSQGAIASDTLPDMSRGTLATGMFLSMSQVSPGRSGSVGQRSVASALGPSQSQMSRGVAPVTFHASVAAAPLTRESASRVAPRLSQASVSGRLDMSSSKFSVTSVGPSISQVSVDLPISLDHRCPSVSTTSSSYQQADVISQEPAMGIPSAVVPGSMAGRMTTTVAPGSIAGGMAPSLPPGSMIRGVGQSLPPGPILSCVAPSIPPGYVVNGVVHTLPPGSVISGVGLSLPPGSVISGLGLGLPAGSVISGVGLGLPPGSVIGGVGLGLPPGSVIGGVGQGLPPGSVIGGVGQGLAPGSVIGGVCQSLPLGSVIGGVGQGLPPGSVIGGVGQGLPPGSVIGGVGQGLPPGSVTGGMGQGLPQGSVIGGMGQGLALDPMTSTVAQGLPPGSGAIGMARTVPMSSVATSVSPSLIAASDTGGEKPGLTVKPSASLTAPDLLSDSVAGAVDSRIPPCPVNSSVDTASMPGGLSQNLVLESMASTASPPSTVGGAALSLPQGSLLIGISPRPYHGGLAEEGSTTTLQASRPPGLAPAPLQEAPGTTGGVYQMPSVLQRASQLNQALGVTTAFETIDPRTVMRPEDPDRAPPQRPISRQGSEVLEATPWIYHSPLAMDVDYNQGVPVENEALPKDQRPLLEEVAPVQAKSMPSGVASVLPQSPSLAEPFTVSSGAPTLQQRSVTNLVAPGSHIVAASPNVQTVPIKGTGAPLAHRQMPSSHTALRSPSAYQKALVAHIMPRSPSMTHVSHGVTASTGGSGSPKLTRDNTAATSLHPRSVAQTGTLHTSRRLQPRVSPHPPLISGFQKEAIPSPLQKTAAGGQIQSGRGLLHPRTSFRSMHAISVPEKPDNSAAGTVPSGQKQHDAPKSSQKFLKHSLGAPPALTPIIHTNELAHHMANSKQSLGIRRVSLGYESSPRGSQRPLFRQESRQESPISLSFMAPAESLGASETPTDILGTSVTPAESLRASLTPADSLGVSLTPADSLGASLTPAESLGASLTLADSPGASLTPADHLGVSLTPADSLGASLTPADSLGVSLTPADSLGVSLTPADSLGASLTPADSLGASLTPADSLGASLTPDDHLGASLTPADSLGVSLTPVDSLGASLTPDDHLGAFLTPADSLGASLTPADHLGASLTPADSLGASLTPADSLGASLTPADHLGASLTPADSLGASLTPADHLGASLTPADSLGASLTPADSLGASLTPADSLGASLTPAVLQGPEDTAMSGGQAWNSTIPSVAVGPRGSTVAAGGAWEPARGTVPWDVVGSKAAVDPRQPRELVASVQAVEKIIIHAVVIIQACARGFLVRRTIKVWHQWAIIIQAAWRGYRVRRDLARLCRAATIIQAAWRGFVIRQSRTQHMLLQNVWAETGSGARTMSDHRCFQSCQPHVCALCQSLTSGLGSPPSVVMLVGSSPRTCHTCGHTLPTRVVHGTGRGAASQAGVPRGCLTQSTARSLRRPHQTKAAMVIQSAWRGFVVRRRLKQQQEAAKMLQATWRGHSARASLTTDALLGPAAWDNSRHTQWPGV; encoded by the coding sequence ATGCAGCAAGTGACACAGCTACAGGTGTCCCCCAGCGGGCAGAGCTCCTATCAGTCCATCCCCAACTTCCAAGATAGAGTGGGGACACCGTGTTCACAGCTACAGATGTTGCCCAGCGGGCAGAGCTCCCACCAGCCCGATCCCAGTCTCCAAGACAAACCGGGAACACTGCGTCCACAGCCCCAGCGTGAACCACCCGCCTCCAAGGAGACCCTTCTGGAACAGCCTGACAAGGACAAGACAGTGGCTCGTCGTATCCCTCGCCTCCGGGCTGTGGTGGAGAGCCAGGCCTTCAGGAACGTCCTGGTGGATGAAATGGACATGATGCTGTCCCGTGCAGCCACCCTCATTCAAGCCAATTGGAGGGGGTACCGCCTCCGGCAGAAGCTCATCTCCCAGATGATGGCAGCCAAGGCCATCCAGGAGGCCTGGCGACGCTTCAACACCAGGCGCCTCCTCCGGTCTGGCAAGACGATGGAGAAAAAAGCGAAGGTGGAGGAGGGGGACATCCCTTACCACCCGCCCCAGCAGGTGCGGTTCCAGCATCCCGAAGAGGGCAAGTCCCTGCTGGCCCAGCCCACCATGGTGAGCAAGGAGACCCAGTTCCCTTCCTCCGACAGCCTGGCCACCTATACCCACCAGCTGGCCCTGCTGCAGTCCCAGGGCATGTCACCGCCTGGGACGTGCTCTGTCGGAGGCCCCAGCGTCACCTTCCTGCCACACCAGACAGTCGCCATCAAACTTCCGTGTCCCGTGAGTCTCGAGGCCAAGTGCCGCCCATGCCTGATGACAAGAACCGTCAGAAGCACCTGCCTTGTCCAAGTGGAAGGGGACACAATGAAGACCAAGCAAATAACTGCCAGAGCCAATAAGGCGGGAGCCATGGGGCCACCATCTGGAAGGTGCGCCCAGGCAGTTCAAGGACAATTCAAGACCCAAACCCAGGCCCCCATGGAAGCAGAGGTCCTCAAAATGCTATCCCAGACAGGCCCAGCGCCTGTGATAACCAAGACCCTCTCCCAGCCAGGGCCCACTTTGACCATGACCAGGACTCCCTTCCAGATGTACCCGGCGGCCACGATAACCAAGACTTCGCCCCAGGCTTGCCCAGTGCCCATGGTAACAATAGCCAAGACCCCACCCCAGATGTACCTGGCAGCTGCAATGACCAAGATCACCCCGCAGACGTGCCCAGCAGCCCCCATGACCAAGACTGCGGCCCAGATGTCCCCAGCGGCCACCATGAACAAGACTGCCCTCCAGTCGTGCCTGGCAGCCATGATGAACAAGACCCTATCCCAGCCATGCCCAGTGCCAGCGGTCACAATAACCAAGGCCCCACCCCAGGTGTACCCCCCAGCCCCAGTGGCCAAGATCCCACCTCAGACGTGCCCGCCAGCCACAGCGACCAAGACCCCACTCCAGTCATGCCTGGCGGCCATGATGAGTAAGATCCAACCCCAGCCGTGCCCAGGGCCCATGATAACCATCACCAaaaccccaccccagccctgcccagtgACCCAAGGGACCAAGACCCCAGCCCCCATGCGACCAACCGCCTCCATGACCAACACTCCACCCCAGACGAGACCGCCAGCCACTTTGACGAAGGTCCCACCCCAGCTCTGCCTACTGGCCTCGATGATCAAGTCTCCAACTCAGACACGGCCTGCGGCCACAGCAACCAAAGTCTCACCCCAGGCGTGTGCAGGGCCCTTGCTGACCAAGATCCCACCCCAGACGCGCCCAGCAGCCATGGGGACCAAGGCCCCACTGCAGACGTGTCAGTTGGCCACAGTGACCAAGACCCCATCTCATCAGATGCTCCAAGGAGCCTCGGTGGCCAAAACGGCTCCTCCCCAGACGCGCCTGGCGGCCATGATCAACAAGACTCCCGCTCAGTTACGCTCAGTGGCCACCATCCTCAGAACCCTGTGCCTGCCCCCTTCAGCAGCTGGAAACCTCAAGCCTCCGTTTTCAGCAGCGGCGACAGCTGGGGTTTCCGACACCTCATCCCACACGTGTCTAAGTGGACCAAAGGCCAGGGCCACGGTGAATGCGAGACAGGCGACAGGGGTTGTCAAGGTCTCGTCCCGCTCCTACTTGACAGAGGGGAAAGTGAAATGCTTTCCCCCATCGCATCCGGGGGCTGGGGCTCCTAAGCCTGCAGCCAGGCCTCCTTTGGAAGGCGAGAAAATCAAGGCCTTCTCCCAGAAGCAAGTGAAAACGGAAACCATGTCTGACACCAGTATGGCCATGGAAATGCCCGGGGATCTGACCTGGGCAAAAGTGGCCAACGGCAGGAACAAGCGGGCACAGTTGAGGACGGACGTCTTGAAGGTTCAATCCCAGCTGTATGGGCCTGCTAGAACAGCTGGGCCGCCGCTGAGCACATGTCTGCCTCAAGCGCAGCTGGCCCCTTGTTCAACCACAGGCTTGCCCCAGGCCCAGCTGCTGGCCGAGCTGACTAAGGCCCTGCCCCAGGAGCATGTGTCTGCCAAGCTGACAAAGGCCCGGGGCCCAGGACACCCAGCGGCCCAAGCCCCCGCAGCCGTGGCCCAGCCACACCTGAGTGAGTGTCTGTCCAAGATGCCGTCCCAGGCACACCTGCCCGCCAAGCTGGTGAAGGCGCAGTCCCAGGCACAGCTGACCACAGCAGTGATCAAGGTACAGTCCCAAGGGCATCTCCCCACCGGATTGACGAAGACGCAGTCCCAGGCCCAGCTGGTCACAGACACAGCTAAGAGCCTCTACgcggcccaccaggctgctgAACTCAGCAGCAAGACACAGTCGCAGCCACTCCTGGCAGGCTTCAAGGCTTCCATCCAGCCCTGCCAGCACATCGGCGCTCTGCCCCGAGCCAAGCCAGAAGACAGACTGACCCAGCTCCCATCCTACAGCTACGTGCAAGGCAAGGCCACCCTGGGCCTGCGCCAGGGGGCCTCTGAGACCCAGAACATGCTGGTGCCTCTGCTGGCCTCTGCTGGCCACACCACGTGCAACGCTGAATCCTGGGGGGACAGTGGGGCTGCCCGGGCCCAGCCGTCAACCACCGGCGCACCCCCGCCCAGCCAGGAGGAGCTAGCGGCCTCCCAACTCGCCTCCCTGTGTGCTGAGCTGGCCGCCGTGCTGGGCTCCCAGGAGGACCTCCGCGCCCTGCTGGCCAAAGCCCTCTCCCAGGGGGAAGTGAGGGCGGCCCTGAACCAGGCTCTGTCCAAAGAAGTCTTGGGAGCCACGATGGCCAAGGCCTTGCCCCAGGGCATCCTGGGCACGGTGCTGGTGAAGGCGCTCTCCTGGGGCGAGCTGGGCACCAGCCTATCCCGCGCACTGTCCCGGGGTGAGCTCACTAAGGCCATTCAGAGCAGACTGGCGGATGTGCTTAGCAAGGCCCTGACGGAGGAGGAGCGCGCCACCTTGAGCCAGGCCCTGTGTCAGGGTGAGCTGGGTGCAGTCCTCAGCCAATCTCTCTCTCAGGCGGCCCTGAGGTCTGGAGTCGGCCTCCCCAAGGCTGCCTCAAAAACGGTGGGAAGCGGGATGACTGTGATGCCGGCCCCGGTGGAGGTGGACTGCAGGGGGAGCCTGTCGGCCGCATGGGGGCCCACCTTGGGCCCCATGAGACTACAGCCCAGCAAGGTTAGGGTTccttggggtggggcctgggagggTTTTGTCACAGGCTGGCCCTTGGGGCTCTTGGAAGAGAGGGGGGATGGGGCCATGCTCGGGGGGTCACCCTGCTCATCGGTGGTCTCTGTAGGTGACTCCTTGATTGCTAGGGTGATCACCATTCACCAGTATCCCCCTATTTCTGCCCCGGGTCCCACTCTGTCATGGGAGACGGGACCCAGCAGAAGCCTCTTACATCTGTACCTGACCCCTAAGGTCTGTGAGCAAAGAGTGTGCCTACACCCCAGGGCGAGGGAATTGGCATCAGCTCTCGGCCCCATGGTGAGTGATGTGGACCCCAGCTTGCCCAACATGCCCCACCAGCAGCCATCCTCCAGTCTGTGGCAACCACTCCTTGCCAATGGCGTGGGCCCGAGCACCAGCCGGCCGTCACTGGCCACTGGCAGCTCAACCACAAGCGCCCACAGTCCACACGAGGTCAGCAGGGTGGCCCCACATGCAAGGGCATCTCCAGGGGAGGGTAGGTTATCCCCGGGCCAGCTTCCCAGCACCGCCGGTCGTGGGAGGGGCACCCACTCCCATAGCTGTGCCACCAGCTATGGGGGGCCTGTTTGCTGGTGTCAGCCCTCGGGGATCAGCAGGGTACCCCCCTGTGTGGGCCAACCCCAAGGGGCCAAAGTTCCGAAACAGCTACCTGTGGTCCCCAAGGAGACCATGCAGAGAACCCAGTCCCCGAATCATAAACGAGCCTTCAAGGGCCCTAGGCAGATGACCAAAGAGGCGACCCCAATTCAACCACAGGCCGCCACAGTGAGCAAAGCACAACCGCATGCCTCCAAGGCCTGCGTCCTAACCCCAGGTCCCTGGCCCAGCCCCATGGCTCCTGGTCGTTGCTGGGCACCCAAGCAACCGGATCAGGTGGATCCCAGTCTGTTCAAAGCCTCCCCAGGCAATAAGCTGACACCCACCCTTTCCCGAACAACCATCCCCGGGAAGGAGAAGAATCAAACACGGGGTAGCCTTTCCAGGGCACATGGCCCACAGGAGCGGATAACTGGCCGTATACTTAGTGAACTGCTGGCCAATATGCCACAAGGTCCAGACAATGACCTGTCCAGAAGCTTCTCCCAGGGCTCCACAGACTACGGCCTAGATATGAGCAATTCCCAGAGCTCACTGCGCAGCTGCAGCTCACTCAGCCTTTCCACCACGTCTATGGCCAGCGTGGCCCCTGTTGGCGTGGTGGGGGAGGAGCCCTGGGAAGCCAGCCTGGACAGGGACTTTCATCTAGATGCTCTCCTCTCCGCAGAGGCCTTGGAGAGGTCCCAGGGGCCCAGGAATGTGGAAGAGACTGAGGGAGCAGGTCACAGGCACCTGGCCCCAAGCCTCCATGACCAGTCTTCTGCAGACTCAGAACGGACCCCCATTCTCCATCATAGCTCAGTGGCCAGTCGCATGACGTTGAGTGTCCACTGGGACTCAGAGGATGAGGAAGACATGTCCTCAGATCAGAGTTCCATGAATCTGAAGGAGAGTTTGTCCCAGGCACCCTTTGGGACTGGGTTGACCAGAAGTTTGTCGTTGAGTAACGTGTTCCCTACTGTCTATCAGGAACCATCTGTGGCTGGTAGGCTGACCTCATGCCTATCTCAGCCTACAGTAGCCAGTAAGGTGGCCCCAAATCCAGGCCAGCTTTCTATGGCTAGTAGAATGACCAGCAGCCTATCTGAGCCATCGGTGGCCAATAAGCTGACTCCCAGCTTAGGCCAGATGTCCAGGACCAAGAGGGTGTCCCTCAGCCTAGGCCAGCCACTGATGGTTGGTGGGGTGGGTCCCAGCTTTTCACAGCCATTGATGGCCTGCAGACTGGCCCTGAGCCTAGCCCAGCCATCTGTGACCAGTGAGGTGACCCCCACACTTGCCCAGCCACCTGTGACCAGTGGGGTGGCCTCCAGCCTCACCCAGCCACCTGTGACCAGTGGGGTGGCCCCCAGCCTCGCCCAGCCACCTGTGACCACTAGGATGATCCCCAGCCTTGCCCAGCCAGCTATGACTACTAGGGTGGCCCCTAGCCTAGCCCAGCCACCTGTGACCATTAGGGTGATCCCCAGCTTTGCACAGCCAACTCTGACTACTAGGGTGGCCCCTAGCCTATCTCAGCCACCTGTGACCAGTGGTGGTGTGGCCCCCAGCTTAGCCCAGACATCTATGACTGGTGGGGTTGTCCGCAGCCTAGGCCAGGCATCCAAGGTTTCTGGGGTAGAGCCCAGTCTAGCCCAGTCACCTATGACCACTGGGGTGGCCCCTAGCCTAAGTCAGCCATCTTTGACCTTTGGAGTATCCCCCTGCCAAACCCAGCCATCTTTTACCAGTGGGATGGCTCCTAGCCTAGGCCAGCCTTCTATGACTTGTGTGGTGGCCCCCCGCCTAGCCCAGCCGTCTGTGGCCACCAGGGGGacccccagcctggcccagctACCTGTGATCAGCGGTGCAGGTTGTGCTAGGAGTCAGCCGAGTTGGGCCCCTAGGGTGAGTCCAAATTCACCATCACCGAGGGTGAATGCAGGGGCTCCCAGTCAGCATCATTCATCGCTTGCCATTGAAGTCACCTCGTGTGCACCATATTCATCAGTGGTTAGTGGCATGGGCCAGGGTCTGAGCCAGCCAGCCGTGTCTGCTAGGGTGGACCCACGTCAAGATCCTCTGCCGGTTAGAGGGGTGGCCTTGCATCCCCAGGCCCCTGAGTTCAGCGAGGTGGCCCTGGGCTTTCATCAGCTGCCTGGGATCGGTGGGAGGCACCCAGGAGAAACTGAACAACCTGCTGTCATCGATTCAGCTCCAAACCTCTACCAGGTACCTGTGGCCAGTGAGGAGGACTCTTGTCTAGGCCAGGAAGCCAGTGTGTCTCTGTTCAAGGGCATGTCTGTGAGCAGATCCCAGGGTGCCATAGCCTCCGACACGCTCCCAGATATGTCTCGGGGGACTCTGGCTACTGGCATGTTCCTAAGTATGTCTCAGGTGTCCCCTGGCAGATCAGGGAGTGTGGGCCAGAGGAGTGTGGCTAGCGCTCTGGGCCCAAGCCAGTCTCAGATGAGCAGGGGCGTGGCTCCCGTGACATTCCATGCCTCTGTGGCTGCTGCCCCTTTGACTCGTGAATCGGCCTCAAGGGTGGCTCCTCGCCTCTCTCAGGCTTCAGTGTCCGGTAGACTGGATATGAGTTCGTCTAAGTTTTCCGTGACCAGTGTGGGCCCCAGCATATCTCAGGTCAGTGTGGATCTTCCAATATCTCTGGACCACCGATGTCCTTCTGTGTCCACAACCTCCAGCAGTTACCAACAAGCTGATGTTATCAGCCAGGAGCCTGCAATGGGCATACCCAGTGCTGTGGTGCCAGGTTCTATGGCAGGTAGGATGACCACAACTGTGGCCCCAGGTTCTATAGCTGGTGGCATGGCCCCTAGTCTTCCCCCAGGGTCCATGATCAGAGGAGTGGGCCAGAGCCTTCCTCCAGGGCCAATATTGAGTTGTGTGGCCCCCAGCATTCCACCAGGTTATGTGGTCAATGGTGTGGTCCATACTCTTCCCCCAGGGTCTGTGATCAGTGGTGTGGGCCTGAGCCTTCCCCCAGGGTCCGTGATCAGTGGTTTGGGCCTGGGCCTCCCCGCAGGGTCCGTGATCAGTGGCGTGGGCCTGGGCCTTCCCCCAGGGTCTGTGATTGGTGGCGTGGGCCTGGGCCTTCCCCCAGGGTCTGTGATTGGTGGCGTGGGCCAGGGCCTTCCCCCAGGGTCTGTGATCGGTGGCGTGGGCCAGGGCCTTGCCCCGGGGTCTGTGATCGGTGGCGTGTGCCAGAGCCTTCCCCTGGGGTCTGTGATCGGTGGTGTGGGCCAAGGCCTTCCCCCGGGGTCTGTGATTGGTGGCGTGGGCCAGGGCCTTCCCCCAGGGTCTGTGATCGGTGGTGTGGGCCAGGGCCTTCCCCCAGGGTCTGTGACTGGTGGCATGGGCCAGGGCCTTCCCCAGGGGTCTGTGATTGGTGGCATGGGCCAGGGCCTTGCTCTAGATCCCATGACCAGCACTGTAGCCCAGGGCCTTCCTCCAGGGTCTGGGGCAATTGGCATGGCCAGAACTGTGCCTATGAGTTCTGTGGCGACTTCAGTGTCCCCCAGTCTGATTGCAGCCTCTGACACTGGTGGGGAGAAGCCAGGTCTCACGGTGAAACCGTCAGCTAGTCTGACTGCTCCGGACCTGCTCTCAGATTCAGTGGCAGGTGCAGTAGACTCCAGAATCCCTCCTTGTCCTGTGAATTCCAGTGTGGACACAGCATCGATGCCTGGGGGACTGAGTCAGAACCTAGTTCTGGAGTCCATGGCTAGTACAGCCAGCCCACCCTCCACGGTCGGAGGCGCGGCCCTGAGCCTTCCCCAGGGGTCCCTGCTGATTGGGATCTCTCCTCGTCCATACCATGGGGGCCTGGCAGAGGAAGGGTCCACAACCACCTTGCAGGCATCCCGCCCCCCTGGCCTGGCTCCAGCTCCTCTCCAGGAAGCTCCTGGCACGACCGGCGGAGTATACCAAATGCCTTCTGTTCTGCAAAGAGCCTCACAGTTGAACCAGGCTCTTGGGGTGACGACAGCATTTGAGACCATAGATCCCAGGACTGTGATGAGGCCAGAGGACCCAGACAGGGCTCCTCCCCAGAGGCCCATATCCAGGCAGGGGTCTGAAGTCCTTGAGGCAACCCCATGGATATACCATAGTCCCCTGGCAATGGACGTTGACTACAACCAAGGAGTCCCTGTAGAGAATGAGGCTCTTCCCAAAGACCAGAGGCCGCTATTGGAGGAGGTAGCTCCCGTCCAAGCTAAGTCAATGCCCAGCGGTGTGGCCTCTGTCCTTCCCCAGTCCCCGAGTCTTGCCGAGCCCTTCACGGTCAGTAGTGGcgccccaaccctgcagcagagGTCAGTGACCAATTTGGTGGCCCCTGGTTCCCACATTGTGGCTGCTAGCCCCAATGTGCAGACGGTGCCCATCAAGGGCACTGGGGCCCCACTGGCTCACCGGCAGATGCCAAGCTCTCACACTGCACTCCGGAGCCCCTCGGCTTATCAAAAGGCTCTGGTGGCTCATATAATGCCGCGGAGCCCCTCGATGACTCACGTGTCCCATGGGGTCACGGCTTCTACTGGAGGCTCAGGGTCACCCAAGCTGACCCGTGACAATACTGCGGCCACCAGCTTGCACCCAAGGTCTGTGGCTCAGACGGGGACCCTACACACTTCCCGGAGGTTACAGCCACGTGTTTCACCTCATCCACCCCTGATTAGTGGTTTCCAGAAGGAAGCCATTCCCAGCCCACTCCAGAAGACAGCGGCTGGAGGTCAGATTCAGAGTGGCCGTGGGCTCCTTCACCCTAGAACATCCTTCAGGTCCATGCATGCTATTTCTGTACCAGAAAAGCCAGACAATTCTGCAGCTGGGACTGTGCCCTCTGGTCAGAAGCAGCATGATGCCCCCAAGTCCTCGCAGAAATTTCTTAAACACTCCCTGGGTGCACCGCCAGCCTTAACACCAATAATCCACACTAATGAGCTGGCACACCACATGGCCAACTCTAAGCAGAGCCTGGGGATTCGGAGGGTGTCTCTGGGTTATGAGTCTTCACCGAGGGGTTCTCAGCGGCCCCTTTTTAGGCAGGAGTCGCGGCAAGAGTCTCCAATTTCCCTTAGCTTCATGGCTCCTGCGGAGAGTCTCGGGGCATCTGAGACTCCCACTGACATTCTTGGAACTTCTGTGACTCCTGCTGAGAGTCTCAGGGCATCCCTGACTCCGGCAGACAGTCTTGGGGTGTCCCTAACTCCAGCAGACAGTCTCGGGGCATCCCTGACTCCAGCTGAGAGTCTCGGGGCATCCCTGACTCTAGCAGACAGTCCTGGGGCATCCCTGACTCCAGCTGACCATCTCGGGGTGTCCCTGACTCCAGCTGACAGTCTTGGGGCATCCCTGACTCCAGCTGACAGTCTTGGGGTGTCCCTGACTCCAGCTGACAGTCTCGGGGTGTCCCTGACTCCAGCTGACAGTCTCGGGGCATCCCTGACTCCAGCAGACAGTCTTGGGGCGTCTCTGACTCCGGCTGACAGTCTCGGAGCATCCCTGACTCCAGATGACCATCTTGGGGCATCCCTGACTCCAGCAGACAGTCTTGGGGTGTCTCTGACTCCTGTAGATAGTCTCGGGGCATCCCTGACTCCAGATGACCATCTTGGGGCATTCCTGACTCCAGCTGACAGTCTCGGGGCATCCCTGACTCCAGCTGACCATCTCGGGGCATCCCTGACTCCAGCTGACAGTCTCGGGGCGTCCCTGACTCCAGCTGACAGTCTCGGGGCGTCCCTGACTCCAGCTGACCATCTTGGGGCATCCTTGACTCCAGCTGACAGTCTCGGGGCGTCCCTGACTCCAGCTGACCATCTCGGGGCATCCTTGACTCCAGCTGACAGTCTCGGGGCGTCCCTGACTCCAGCTGACAGTCTCGGGGCGTCCCTGACTCCAGCTGACAGTCTCGGGGCATCCCTGACTCCCGCTGTACTTCAGGGCCCGGAGGACACTGCCATGTCTGGTGGCCAAGCGTGGAACTCTACCATCCCCAGCGTAGCGGTTGGGCCCAGGGGCAGCACCGTGGCCGCTGGCGGTGCTTGGGAGCCAGCCAGGGGCACTGTGCCGTGGGACGTCGTGGGCAGCAAGGCAGCGGTGGACCCCAGACAGCCGAGGGAGTTGGTGGCATCGGTGCAGGCTGTAGAGAAGATAATCATCCACGCGGTGGTCATTATCCAGGCATGTGCACGTGGCTTCCTGGTGCGCCGTACCATCAAGGTGTGGCACCAGTGGGCCATCATCATCCAGGCGGCCTGGCGTGGCTACCGTGTGCGGCGGGACCTGGCCCGCCTCTGCCGAGCTGCCACCATCATCCAGGCTGCGTGGCGAGGCTTCGTCATTCGCCAGAGCCGCACCCAGCACATGCTGCTCCAGAATGTGTGGGCTGAGACCGGCAGTGGGGCCAGGACGATGTCTGACCACCGCTGCTTCCAGTCCTGCCAGCCACACGTCTGTGCTCTCTGCCAGTCACTGACCTCCGGACTAGGAAGCCCACCCAGCGTGGTGATGCTCGTGGGTTCCAGCCCCCGCACATGCCACACGTGCGGCCACACACTGCCCACGCGGGTGGTGCATGGCACGGGCCGGGGTGCTGCCAGCCAGGCTGGCGTGCCACGGGGCTGCCTGACCCAGTCAACCGCCCGGAGCCTTCGGCGACCCCATCAGACCAAGGCGGCCATGGTCATCCAGTCTGCCTGGAGGGGCTTCGTTGTGCGTCGTCGGCTGAAGCAGCAACAGGAAGCAGCCAAGATGCTTCAGGCCACCTGGCGCGGCCACAGCGCCCGGGCCTCCCTGACCACGGACGCGCTCTTGGGGCCAGCGGCGTGGGACAACTCGCGGCACACGCAGTGGCCAGGCGTCTAG